A single Drosophila ananassae strain 14024-0371.13 chromosome 3L, ASM1763931v2, whole genome shotgun sequence DNA region contains:
- the LOC6502536 gene encoding putative mediator of RNA polymerase II transcription subunit 29, giving the protein MWEINRSNNNNNKRSNSNSNSNSNAGRDTLPTVLTSACDSNGAASAKIVCCSAALQPSSGAALHVQHHQQQQQQQQKQEQQKQQQQDTKARMTTTSKSSTATANRYRYKPSYCHRYTATLAGQQH; this is encoded by the coding sequence ATGTGGGAAATCAACAgaagcaacaataacaacaacaagagaagcaacagcaacagcaacagcaacagcaacgctGGCAGAGACACCCTTCCAACTGTTTTGACGTCGGCTTGTGATTCCAATGGCGCTGCTTCTGCCAAAATCGTATGCTGCAGCGCAGCCTTGCAGCCATCCAGTGGCGCCGCGTTGCATGTGCagcaccaccaacaacaacagcaacaacaacaaaaacaagagcagcaaaaacaacaacagcaggaCACGAAAGCGAGGATGACAACAACGTCGAAGAGTTCGACTGCGACCGctaacagatacagatacaagccCAGTTATTGCCACAGATACACAGCAACACTTGCTGGCCAACAACACTAG